Proteins encoded together in one Chaetodon auriga isolate fChaAug3 chromosome 20, fChaAug3.hap1, whole genome shotgun sequence window:
- the LOC143338621 gene encoding butyrophilin subfamily 3 member A1: protein MMKDCLQFLIEPAKKLKIRLKESRKRVKLEKKEPLVESQLFIMELARELNKICQRSNILAHIWTSEDVWPASVCRDFIVEWAAVLEKSVQPRIILCDYQYEKPEKKDWKGHLLCMLEAGGECDMGPHKRVIMDWTREIKSRPQPTVWPGEPVLMMLDDLEFQWKRGRLPNLLPAMELIMLAVLNADSPVKEDVTKQWLVRKQRSQKIDAVRYIPHSVWNWICDAAEEVTLDSDSANPDLLISSDEKRMRCGLERREAPRCQRRFDGWWCAAAQEGYNCGRHYWEVEVGERDWRLGVAKASAVRQGFRSLNTDTGYLTLRLERGTDLKALTVPATPLSQSVVPRKVGVYLDYEQGQLSFYDVEKRSHLYTYNEKFTEELYPVFGTVEVVRELAIRPADVRQACLCPGPCLWN, encoded by the exons ATGATGAAGGACTGCCTGCAGTTCCTTATCGAGCCGGCCAAAAAGCTCAAGATCCGACTTAAG GAGTCTCGTAAGCGAGTGAAACTTGAGAAGAAAGAGCCGCTGGTGGAGAGTCAGTTGTTTATTATGGAACTGGCCCGAGAACTCAACAAAATTTGCCAG AGGTCAAACATCCTCGCCCACATCTGGACCAGTGAGGACGTGTGGCCGGCCAGTGTGTGTCGGGATTTCATTGTGGAATGGGCTGCTGTGTTGGAGAAGAGTGTACAG CCAAGGATCATCCTGTGTGACTACCAGTATGAGAAACCAGAGAAGAAAGACTGGAAGGGACACCTCCTGTGCATGCTGGAGGCAGGGGGCGAGTGCGACATGGGGCCCCACAAAAGAGTCATCATGGACTGGACGCGGGAGATTAAAAGCAGACCTCAG CCCACCGTCTGGCCGGGCGAGCCCGTGCTCATGATGCTCGACGACCTGGAGTTCCAGTGGAAGAGGGGCCGTCTGCCCAACCTGCTCCCAGCCATGGAGCTCATTATGCTGGCCGTGCTGAATGCCGACAGCCCCGTCAAG gAGGACGTGACAAAGCAGTGGCTggtgagaaagcagaggagccAGAAGATTG ACGCTGTCCGCTACATCCCCCACAGCG tgTGGAACTGGATTTGTGATGCTGCAG AGGAAGTGACTCTGGACTCGGACTCAGCCAACCCAGACCTGCTCATCTCCAGCGATGAGAAGCGCATGCGGTGCGGCCTGGAGCGTCGGGAAGCCCCGCGGTGCCAGCGGCGCTTCGACGGCTGGTGGTGTGCCGCAGCCCAGGAGGGCTACAACTGCGGGCGCCActactgggaggtggaggtgggtgaGCGGGACTGGCGGCTCGGTGTGGCCAAGGCGTCCGCGGTGAGGCAGGGCTTCCGCTCACTCAACACAGACACGGGCTACCTGACCCTGCGTCTGGAGAGGGGCACAGATCTGAAGGCCCTGACGGTGCCCGCCACCCCGCTGTCACAGAGCGTGGTACCCAGGAAAGTTGGGGTGTACCTGGACTATGAGCAGGGCCAGCTGTCTTTCTATGATGTGGAGAAGCGCTCCCACCTGTACACGTACAACGAGAAGTTCACAGAGGAACTGTACCCCGTGTTTGGGACTGTGGAGGTGGTCAGAGAGCTGGCGATAAGGCCTGCAGACGTCAGACAGGCGTGCCTCTGCCCCGGGCCCTGCCTCTGGAACTGA
- the unk gene encoding RING finger protein unkempt homolog isoform X2: protein MSKTHSQPPSSSAATTTGGPSSSSSSSPAGGSTSPATVLNVQPEKPQHYTYLKEFRTEQCPLFVQHKCTQHRPFSCFHWHFLNQRRRRPIRRRDGTFNYSPDVYCTKYDEGTGTCPDGDECPFLHRTAGDTERRYHLRYYKTGSCIHETDAKGHCSKNGSHCAFAHGSHDLRSPVYDIREVQVMESQGGSGATEGGGGDGQSGQAASTALIEKILSEEPRWQDNNYVLSHYKTELCKKPPRLCRQGYACPYYHNSKDRRRSPHKHKYRALPCPSVKQSEEWGDPSKCEGAEGCQYCHTRTEQQFHPEIYKSTKCNDMQQCGSCPRGPFCAFAHVEKPFVPEEPSFPTPSSPPPPRPPDPLPAQETSSSPSKHNMGSGPGSGSVSDPFSPSAGSCVAEQGLLGSVLSLCEDGSGGAEPLSPWAGEGGYCRAPGFEREDQAKQRSFALEQRSRELASTQSKQDLLVFLPVGSPLSLSSSIPSSLAATPPSPAPLGPPGSSISSGMNANALPFYPTSETVESVVESALDDLDLNDFGVSALERSLESSSALPSVGVMLGGSQFQSSAPVNIPGSFSSSAPFSSPSPSPPIRPHASPFFSTHLSQPGQSESTFLGPSHSSLGLNGMSSNIWEHFPSGQGSPGTPPTLLPSGPCADTSRLKQELEEAHRALKQWGHSWRHTAQVVMGCTESRRRGVPCPCSTASHGSREGQTG, encoded by the exons ATGtctaaaacacactcacagcccCCGTCATCTTCGGCAGCGACGACTACCGGGGGaccctcctcgtcctcctcgtcttcGCCCGCAGGGGGCTCGACATCTCCCGCAACCGTGTTGAACGTGCAGCCCGAGAAACCTCAACATTACAC aTATCTGAAGGAATTCAGAACTGAGCAGTGCCCCCTTTTCGTacagcacaaatgcacacaacaTAGgcctttttcctgtttccactggCACTTCCTGAACCAGCGGCGGCGCAGGCCCATCCGCAGACGGGACGGGACCTTCAACTACAGCCCAGATGTTTACTGTACCAAATATGATGAGGGAACAGGCACCTGTCCCGATGGAGACGA atGCCCATTTCTGCATCGGACAGCTGGTGACACAGAGCGCAGATATCATCTCCGCTACTATAAGACAGGATCATGTATCCACGAAACAGATGCAAAAGGCCACTGCAGCAAAAACGGCTCCCACTGTGCCTTTGCACACGGATCACATGATCTGCGCAGCCCTGTTTATGACATCAG GGAAGTGCAGGTGATGGAGTCTCAGGGAGGCTCGGGGGCcacagagggaggtggaggagatggacagtCAGGACAGGCAGCAAGTACAGCCCTCATAGAGAAGATCCTGAGTGAGGAACCACGTTGGCAAG ATAACAATTACGTGCTGTCCCACTACAAGACAGAACTCTGCAAGAAGCCACCGCGTCTGTGCCGTCAAGGTTATGCCTGTCCATACTACCATAACAGCAAGGACAGAAGGCGCAGcccacacaagcacaaatacaG AGCGCTGCCGTGTCCATCTGTGAAACAGAGTGAGGAGTGGGGGGATCCCAGTAAATGTGAGGGAGCGGAGGGATGTCAGTATTGCCACACAAGAACAGAACAACAGTTCCACCCAGAG ATCTATAAATCCACTAAGTGTAATGACATGCAGCAGTGTGGCAGCTGTCCGAGAGGGCCCTTCTGTGCCTTTGCTCATGTTGAAA AGCCCTTTGTTCCAGAGGAGCCTTCATTCCCCACACCAAgctcccctccaccccccagACCTCCAGACCCTCTTCCTGCCCAGGAGACTTCTTCAAGTCCCAGCAAACACAACATGGGGTCTGGGCCCGGTTCTGGTTCTGTTTCAGACCCCTTCTCCCCATCTGCTGGGTCATGTGTTGCAGAGCAGGGACTGCTGGGGAGCGTTTTGTCCCTGTGTGAGGATGGGAGTGGAGGAGCGGAGCCTCTGTCTCCTTGGGCAGGAGAGGGGGGCTACTGCAGAGCACCTGGGTTTGAGAGAGAGGATCAG gcgAAGCAAAGGAGTTTTGCCCTTGAGCAGCGCAGCAGAGAGCTGGCatcaacacaaagcaaacag gacTTGTTAGTGTTTCTGCCTGTGGGCAGCCCTTTGAGTCTGTCCTCCAGCATCCCCTCAAGTCTGGCCGCCACACCACCCAGCCCCGCCCCTCTCGGACCACCAGGATCCAGCATCTCCTCAGGCATGAACGCTAACGCCCTGCCCTTTTACCCCACCAGTGAGACCGTGGAGTCAGTTGTTG AGTCAGCCCTGGATGATCTGGACTTGAATGATTTTGGTGTGTCAGCGTTGGAGAGGAGCTTggagagcagctctgctctgcctaGTGTGGGAGTTATGCTGG GAGGTAGCCAGTTTCAGAGTTCTGCCCCAGTCAATATCCCAGGATCCTTTAGCAGCTCTGCTCCTTTTAGCTCCCCTTCACCATCTCCCCCAATCAGGCCACATGCTTCACCATTCTTTTCTACTCACCTGTCACAACCTGGCCAATCAGAAAGCACCTTCTTGGGACCATCTCATAGCTCTTTAG GTCTGAATGGTATGAGCAGTAACATCTGGGAGCATTTTCCATCAGGCCAGGGTTCCCCTGGTACACCACCCACCCTTCTACCCTCTGGCCCCTGTGCGGATACTTCCAGGCTCaaacaggagctggaggaagccCATAGGGCACTGAAGCAGTGGGGTcacagctggagacacacaGCTCAGGTAG TCATGGGCTGCACTGAAAGCAGACGCAGAGGAGTCCCGTGCCCATGCAGCACGGCTAGCCATGGAAGCAGAGAGGGCCagacaggctga
- the LOC143338620 gene encoding uncharacterized protein LOC143338620 isoform X2 translates to MAPKDPLLGTLRVCVLNLQSDGEMVTDTNPHLASCCELLELVLRKGLQQPVISLVHRDYWQCFEQLTHQDTCGRLSALSLAVEQTRGCRKLLSAQGRGRYLLRLALGRKALPQFITHLLHTPRVLEWYSPAVSILRNEEFLEPFMSLLLVLSHMEFKLDMKNCSFLDESWLLPVCETYEVVPCREVGMVLRYLSGRVFVLDLMPGGQAHVDKFICPGDIIDEINGTSLRNSKSGQAGVVLSRLKGCPLSMSVLRWRAQDGTVYRPLIKLLRALRVENPTLQLGPAPSQQSAIKDQRSSPSQCLKEGRIVYIVEFLGKTNIGMFGGKEVLQHAIPQVLQKNLPSKEVLLDMKETHLTCTDRRSKLELFEHHYPEISCVGRFGQPNYTIFAFCVADSPETPQSTGFCCVAFRASTITECEDIVCRIATGFKHTEWFV, encoded by the exons ATGGCACCGAAAGACCCTCTGCTCGGCACTCTCAGAG tgtgtgtgttgaacctGCAATCAGATGGAGAAATGGTGACAGACACCAACCCCCACCTCGCCTCCTGCTGTGAGCTCCTGGAGCTGGTCCTGAGGAAGGGGCTCCAAC AGCCAGTCATCAGTCTGGTACACAGAGACTACTGGCAGTGTTTTGAGCAGCTTACCCACCAAGACACCTGTGGCAG gctgtctgctctgtccttgGCGGTGGAGCAGACCAGAGGTTGCAGGAAGCTGCTCTCAGCTCAGGGCCGAGGCCGCTACCTGCTCAGACTGGCCCTCGGCCGCAAGGCTTTGCCACAGTTcatcacacacctgctgcacacaccCAGAGTCCTGGAG TGGTACAGCCCGGCAGTGTCGATCCTCAGGAATGAGGAATTTCTGG AGCCTTTcatgtcactgctgctggtcCTCTCCCACATGGAGTTTAAACTGGACATGAAG AATTGCAGTTTTCTAGATGAGAGCTGGCTCCTACCG GTGTGCGAGACATACGAAGTGGTGCCCTGTCGGGAGGTAGGGATGGTGTTGAG gtaTCTCAGTGGGCGCGTCTTTGTCCTTGACCTGATGCCTGGTGGCCAGGCTCACGTCGACAAGTTTATCTGTCCTGGTGACATCATTGATGAGATCAATGGGACCTCACTGAGGAATTCCAAAAGTGGACAG GCGGGGGTGGTTCTGTCTCGGCTGAAAGGCTGCCCTCTGTCCATGAGTGTTCTGCGATGGAGGGCTCAGGATGGAACAGTGTATCGACCCCTTATCAAACTCCTGCGGGCTCTGAGGGTGGAGAACCCCACCCTGCAGCTTGGTCCTGCTCCCTCCCAGCAGTCAGCCATTAAGGACCAGAGAAGCTCTCCGTCACAGTGTCTCAAAGAGGGGAG GATTGTGTACATAGTGGAGTTCttgggaaaaacaaacattgggATG TTTGGAGGCAAGGAGGTGCTGCAGCACGCCATCCCACAAGTGTTGCAGAAAAACCTGCCTAGCAAG GAGGTGCTTTTAGATATGAAGGAAACGCATttgacatgcacagacagaagaAGTAAACTG GAGCTGTTTGAGCATCACTATCCAGAGATTTCATGTGTAGGGAGGTTTGGTCAACCAAACTACACAATATTTGCATTCTGTGTAGC AGACTCCCCAGAAACTCCTCAGTCGACAGGCTTTTGCTGTGTGGCATTCAGAGCCAGCACCATTACAGAGTGTGAAGACATTGTCTGTCGTATTG CTACTGGTTTCAAACATACTGAATGGTTTGTATGA
- the LOC143338622 gene encoding histone H3.3A, producing MARTKQTARKSTGGKAPRKQLATKAARKSAPSTGGVKKPHRYRPGTVALREIRRYQKSTELLIRKLPFQRLVREIAQDFKTDLRFQSAAIGALQEASEAYLVGLFEDTNLCAIHAKRVTIMPKDIQLARRIRGERA from the exons ATGGCCCGTACCAAGCAGACCGCCCGTAAATCTACTGGAGGAAAGGCGCCAAGGAAGCAGCTGGCCACCAAGGCGGCGAGGAAGAGCGCCCCGTCCACTGGAGGAGTGAAGAAGCCCCATCGTTACAG GCCTGGAACTGTGGCTCTGAGGGAGATCCGTCGTTACCAAAAGTCCACAGAGCTGCTCATCCGCAAGCTGCCCTTCCAGCGTCTAGTGAGGGAAATTGCCCAGGACTTCAAGACTGATCTGCGCTTCCAGAGTGCTGCTATTGGAGCTCTCCAG GAAGCCAGTGAGGCCTACCTTGTGGGTCTGTTTGAGGACACCAACCTGTGCGCCATCCACGCCAAACGTGTCACAATCATGCCCAAAGACATCCAGCTGGCTCGTAGGATAAGGGGAGAGAGAGCCTAA
- the LOC143338620 gene encoding uncharacterized protein LOC143338620 isoform X1, with amino-acid sequence MAPKDPLLGTLRVCVLNLQSDGEMVTDTNPHLASCCELLELVLRKGLQQPVISLVHRDYWQCFEQLTHQDTCGRLSALSLAVEQTRGCRKLLSAQGRGRYLLRLALGRKALPQFITHLLHTPRVLEWYSPAVSILRNEEFLEPFMSLLLVLSHMEFKLDMKNCSFLDESWLLPVCETYEVVPCREVGMVLRYLSGRVFVLDLMPGGQAHVDKFICPGDIIDEINGTSLRNSKSGQAGVVLSRLKGCPLSMSVLRWRAQDGTVYRPLIKLLRALRVENPTLQLGPAPSQQSAIKDQRSSPSQCLKEGRIVYIVEFLGKTNIGMFGGKEVLQHAIPQVLQKNLPSKEVLLDMKETHLTCTDRRSKLELFEHHYPEISCVGRFGQPNYTIFAFCVADSPETPQSTGFCCVAFRASTITECEDIVCRIGEARHTLLHNCDL; translated from the exons ATGGCACCGAAAGACCCTCTGCTCGGCACTCTCAGAG tgtgtgtgttgaacctGCAATCAGATGGAGAAATGGTGACAGACACCAACCCCCACCTCGCCTCCTGCTGTGAGCTCCTGGAGCTGGTCCTGAGGAAGGGGCTCCAAC AGCCAGTCATCAGTCTGGTACACAGAGACTACTGGCAGTGTTTTGAGCAGCTTACCCACCAAGACACCTGTGGCAG gctgtctgctctgtccttgGCGGTGGAGCAGACCAGAGGTTGCAGGAAGCTGCTCTCAGCTCAGGGCCGAGGCCGCTACCTGCTCAGACTGGCCCTCGGCCGCAAGGCTTTGCCACAGTTcatcacacacctgctgcacacaccCAGAGTCCTGGAG TGGTACAGCCCGGCAGTGTCGATCCTCAGGAATGAGGAATTTCTGG AGCCTTTcatgtcactgctgctggtcCTCTCCCACATGGAGTTTAAACTGGACATGAAG AATTGCAGTTTTCTAGATGAGAGCTGGCTCCTACCG GTGTGCGAGACATACGAAGTGGTGCCCTGTCGGGAGGTAGGGATGGTGTTGAG gtaTCTCAGTGGGCGCGTCTTTGTCCTTGACCTGATGCCTGGTGGCCAGGCTCACGTCGACAAGTTTATCTGTCCTGGTGACATCATTGATGAGATCAATGGGACCTCACTGAGGAATTCCAAAAGTGGACAG GCGGGGGTGGTTCTGTCTCGGCTGAAAGGCTGCCCTCTGTCCATGAGTGTTCTGCGATGGAGGGCTCAGGATGGAACAGTGTATCGACCCCTTATCAAACTCCTGCGGGCTCTGAGGGTGGAGAACCCCACCCTGCAGCTTGGTCCTGCTCCCTCCCAGCAGTCAGCCATTAAGGACCAGAGAAGCTCTCCGTCACAGTGTCTCAAAGAGGGGAG GATTGTGTACATAGTGGAGTTCttgggaaaaacaaacattgggATG TTTGGAGGCAAGGAGGTGCTGCAGCACGCCATCCCACAAGTGTTGCAGAAAAACCTGCCTAGCAAG GAGGTGCTTTTAGATATGAAGGAAACGCATttgacatgcacagacagaagaAGTAAACTG GAGCTGTTTGAGCATCACTATCCAGAGATTTCATGTGTAGGGAGGTTTGGTCAACCAAACTACACAATATTTGCATTCTGTGTAGC AGACTCCCCAGAAACTCCTCAGTCGACAGGCTTTTGCTGTGTGGCATTCAGAGCCAGCACCATTACAGAGTGTGAAGACATTGTCTGTCGTATTGGTGAGGCACGGCATACACTCTTACATAATTGTGATTTATAA
- the unk gene encoding RING finger protein unkempt homolog isoform X1 has protein sequence MSKTHSQPPSSSAATTTGGPSSSSSSSPAGGSTSPATVLNVQPEKPQHYTYLKEFRTEQCPLFVQHKCTQHRPFSCFHWHFLNQRRRRPIRRRDGTFNYSPDVYCTKYDEGTGTCPDGDECPFLHRTAGDTERRYHLRYYKTGSCIHETDAKGHCSKNGSHCAFAHGSHDLRSPVYDIREVQVMESQGGSGATEGGGGDGQSGQAASTALIEKILSEEPRWQDNNYVLSHYKTELCKKPPRLCRQGYACPYYHNSKDRRRSPHKHKYRALPCPSVKQSEEWGDPSKCEGAEGCQYCHTRTEQQFHPEIYKSTKCNDMQQCGSCPRGPFCAFAHVEKPFVPEEPSFPTPSSPPPPRPPDPLPAQETSSSPSKHNMGSGPGSGSVSDPFSPSAGSCVAEQGLLGSVLSLCEDGSGGAEPLSPWAGEGGYCRAPGFEREDQAKQRSFALEQRSRELASTQSKQDLLVFLPVGSPLSLSSSIPSSLAATPPSPAPLGPPGSSISSGMNANALPFYPTSETVESVVESALDDLDLNDFGVSALERSLESSSALPSVGVMLGGSQFQSSAPVNIPGSFSSSAPFSSPSPSPPIRPHASPFFSTHLSQPGQSESTFLGPSHSSLGLNGMSSNIWEHFPSGQGSPGTPPTLLPSGPCADTSRLKQELEEAHRALKQWGHSWRHTAQSWAALKADAEESRAHAARLAMEAERARQAEEEAQRQASLLQEALESLRSGDNPHLALHQLQLLHRLPLESVLSLQAQLCSCLHAVEQVVYRKQRQCCVTCGEQGSVSLPCGHGLQCESCSTSTECPLCPEQTLEQQLS, from the exons ATGtctaaaacacactcacagcccCCGTCATCTTCGGCAGCGACGACTACCGGGGGaccctcctcgtcctcctcgtcttcGCCCGCAGGGGGCTCGACATCTCCCGCAACCGTGTTGAACGTGCAGCCCGAGAAACCTCAACATTACAC aTATCTGAAGGAATTCAGAACTGAGCAGTGCCCCCTTTTCGTacagcacaaatgcacacaacaTAGgcctttttcctgtttccactggCACTTCCTGAACCAGCGGCGGCGCAGGCCCATCCGCAGACGGGACGGGACCTTCAACTACAGCCCAGATGTTTACTGTACCAAATATGATGAGGGAACAGGCACCTGTCCCGATGGAGACGA atGCCCATTTCTGCATCGGACAGCTGGTGACACAGAGCGCAGATATCATCTCCGCTACTATAAGACAGGATCATGTATCCACGAAACAGATGCAAAAGGCCACTGCAGCAAAAACGGCTCCCACTGTGCCTTTGCACACGGATCACATGATCTGCGCAGCCCTGTTTATGACATCAG GGAAGTGCAGGTGATGGAGTCTCAGGGAGGCTCGGGGGCcacagagggaggtggaggagatggacagtCAGGACAGGCAGCAAGTACAGCCCTCATAGAGAAGATCCTGAGTGAGGAACCACGTTGGCAAG ATAACAATTACGTGCTGTCCCACTACAAGACAGAACTCTGCAAGAAGCCACCGCGTCTGTGCCGTCAAGGTTATGCCTGTCCATACTACCATAACAGCAAGGACAGAAGGCGCAGcccacacaagcacaaatacaG AGCGCTGCCGTGTCCATCTGTGAAACAGAGTGAGGAGTGGGGGGATCCCAGTAAATGTGAGGGAGCGGAGGGATGTCAGTATTGCCACACAAGAACAGAACAACAGTTCCACCCAGAG ATCTATAAATCCACTAAGTGTAATGACATGCAGCAGTGTGGCAGCTGTCCGAGAGGGCCCTTCTGTGCCTTTGCTCATGTTGAAA AGCCCTTTGTTCCAGAGGAGCCTTCATTCCCCACACCAAgctcccctccaccccccagACCTCCAGACCCTCTTCCTGCCCAGGAGACTTCTTCAAGTCCCAGCAAACACAACATGGGGTCTGGGCCCGGTTCTGGTTCTGTTTCAGACCCCTTCTCCCCATCTGCTGGGTCATGTGTTGCAGAGCAGGGACTGCTGGGGAGCGTTTTGTCCCTGTGTGAGGATGGGAGTGGAGGAGCGGAGCCTCTGTCTCCTTGGGCAGGAGAGGGGGGCTACTGCAGAGCACCTGGGTTTGAGAGAGAGGATCAG gcgAAGCAAAGGAGTTTTGCCCTTGAGCAGCGCAGCAGAGAGCTGGCatcaacacaaagcaaacag gacTTGTTAGTGTTTCTGCCTGTGGGCAGCCCTTTGAGTCTGTCCTCCAGCATCCCCTCAAGTCTGGCCGCCACACCACCCAGCCCCGCCCCTCTCGGACCACCAGGATCCAGCATCTCCTCAGGCATGAACGCTAACGCCCTGCCCTTTTACCCCACCAGTGAGACCGTGGAGTCAGTTGTTG AGTCAGCCCTGGATGATCTGGACTTGAATGATTTTGGTGTGTCAGCGTTGGAGAGGAGCTTggagagcagctctgctctgcctaGTGTGGGAGTTATGCTGG GAGGTAGCCAGTTTCAGAGTTCTGCCCCAGTCAATATCCCAGGATCCTTTAGCAGCTCTGCTCCTTTTAGCTCCCCTTCACCATCTCCCCCAATCAGGCCACATGCTTCACCATTCTTTTCTACTCACCTGTCACAACCTGGCCAATCAGAAAGCACCTTCTTGGGACCATCTCATAGCTCTTTAG GTCTGAATGGTATGAGCAGTAACATCTGGGAGCATTTTCCATCAGGCCAGGGTTCCCCTGGTACACCACCCACCCTTCTACCCTCTGGCCCCTGTGCGGATACTTCCAGGCTCaaacaggagctggaggaagccCATAGGGCACTGAAGCAGTGGGGTcacagctggagacacacaGCTCAG TCATGGGCTGCACTGAAAGCAGACGCAGAGGAGTCCCGTGCCCATGCAGCACGGCTAGCCATGGAAGCAGAGAGGGCCagacaggctgaggaggaggcgcagagaCAGGCTTCTCTCCTGCAGGAGGCGCTGGAGAGCTTAAGGAGTGGAGACAATCCCCATCTAGCACTGCACCAACTCCAGCTGCTACATCGACTGCCGTTGGAGTCGGTCCTCAGTTTGCAGGCTCAGCTCTGTAGCTGCTTGCACGCTGTGGAACAG GTGGTGtacaggaaacagagacagtGCTGCGTGACGTGTGGAGAACAGGGCTCAGTGTCCCTGCCCTGTGGCCACGGACTACAATGtgagagctgctccacctccacagAGTGCCCGCTCTGCCCCGAACAGAccctggagcagcagctctcttGA